TGCCGGCCAGCTCGTCCGTGGGGGTGTGCGCGGCGTAGGCCCACTCCCGGCCGGCCTGCGCCCGGACGAAGGCCGGGAAGGCGCGCAGGTGGCTCAGGATCGCGGTCATCGCCCACTCGGCCGTGGAGGAGTCGTGCACGCCGCGGGCGTCGCAGAGCGTCACGTGCGCGGGGAGCTGGCCGGTCCAGACCTCGGCACCCGCGCTGAGCAGCTGCACGACCTCGAGGTCGGGGAAGCGCGCGGCCAGGGCGGCGGCGCCGTCGCGGGCCAGGAACGGCGGCACCCAGAACCGGACGCCGTCCGGCGCGGACGGCATCGGTGCGTCGGGGCCGGACAGCACCTCCACGGTCGTGTCCGGCGGCAGCGGACCCAGCAATCCGGCGCCGTGCTCGTGCGGAACCCAGATCTTCATGCTGACGACGTTATCCGGCGGTCCGGGAACGCTCAGGGAGCCTGGTTACTCTGGATCGCGTGATCCGAGCCCGCCGTCGACCGGCCACCCGCGCGCTGCTCGCCGGGGCGCTGGTGTTCCCGCTGCTCACCGCGTGCTCCTTCGGGCCGCCGAGCGAGGAACAGGCGGGTTCACCGCCGCGGTTCCCCACCCCGAGCGGCAGCGTCGCACCGCGCGGTGGCGGAGGCAGCGGTGAGGCGGCGGTGACCGTGCTGGCGCGCGGCCTGGACGTACCGTGGGGGATCGGTTTCCTGCCGGACGGCGGCGCCCTGGTCACCGAGCGCGACACGGGACGGCTGGTGAAGGTCGGGCCGGAGTCGGACCGGACCGGGCCGCGGGTGTCCGCGATCGCGGACCTCAGCGACGCGATCGAGCCGGGCGGCGAGGGTGGCCTGCTCGGCATCGCGGTGTCGCCGGATTTCAAGGCCGACCGTACGGTGTTCGTCTACTACACGACCGCGGAGGACAACCGCGTCGGCCGGTTCACGCTGGGCGCGGACCCGGCCGGCGAGGACCTTCCGATGGTGACGCCGGAGCCGATCCTGACCGGCATCCCGCGCAGCGGCGTGCACAACGGCGGGCGGCTCGCGTTCGGGCCGGACGGGTTCCTCTACGCGACCACCGGCGACGGCTCGGACGGCGACCTCGCGCAGGACCCGAAGAGCCTCGGCGGCAAGATCCTGCGGATCACCCGGGACGGGAAGCCGGCCGAGGGCAACCCGGACGCGGCGTCACCGGTCTGGTCGCTCGGCCACCGCAACGTGCAGGGGCTGGCCTGGGACGAGGGCAAGCGGATGTACGCGACCGAGTTCGGCCAGGACACGTTCGACGAGCTGAACGTGATCGAGCCGGGGAAGAACTACGGCTGGCCGGCCGTGGAGGGCGCACCGCCGTCGCCGGACCCGGCGTTCACCGCGCCGCTGGTCACCTGGCCGACCGACGAGGCGTCCTGTTCCGGCCTGGCGATGGTGGAACGCACGCTGGTCGCGGCCTGCCTGAAGGGCCAGCGGCTGTGGCTGGTCGAGACGACCGAGCAGGGCACCGTCTTCGGCAGCCCGTCCGAGGCGCTGGCCGGGCAGTTCGGCCGGCTCCGCACCGCGGTCGCGGCGCCGGACGGATCGGTCTGGATCAGCACGTCGAACACGGACGGGCGGGGCACCCCGGCCGCGGACGACGACCGGATCATCCGGCTCGTGTTCAGCGGCGGCGGCGCCGGCAAGATCTGACCCGGAAACACCGGAAAGAAGATCCACACCCAGGTTTCACACCCGCGTACGGCGGGCAGGCGAGAATTTGCACATGGACGGTCCGGAGAACCAGCCCGACACCGCCGCCGGAGAGGACCCCACGCCGGCGGCGCGGTCCCGCCTGCGCGCGGTGCCGCGCGTGCTGCGCCGTCCGCTCGCCCGCCGGGCCGGCTCCGCGCTCGCGATCCTGGCGGTCGCGGTCGCCGGCGTCGCGCTCGGGCTGCTGCTGGCCGGCCGGGTGGACGCGGACATCGGCCCGTTCCGCGCGGAGCTGTCCGTCGGCCCGTCGCTGACCGGCGACACGAAGGTCAACATCCCGCCGCTCGGCTCGCTGGCCCTGGACACCCACCAGGGACCGTCCCAGCTCACGGTCGAGCTCGGCGAGCTGGACCAGGGGCGCGTCGAGGCGCTGATCGACGACCCGACCGGGATCACGCGCGCGACCCAGTCCGTGGTCGGCGACATCCAGCGCGGCCTGATGCGGCTCGGGTTCCGCGCGGCCGCGG
This genomic window from Catenuloplanes niger contains:
- a CDS encoding PQQ-dependent sugar dehydrogenase, with the protein product MVTLDRVIRARRRPATRALLAGALVFPLLTACSFGPPSEEQAGSPPRFPTPSGSVAPRGGGGSGEAAVTVLARGLDVPWGIGFLPDGGALVTERDTGRLVKVGPESDRTGPRVSAIADLSDAIEPGGEGGLLGIAVSPDFKADRTVFVYYTTAEDNRVGRFTLGADPAGEDLPMVTPEPILTGIPRSGVHNGGRLAFGPDGFLYATTGDGSDGDLAQDPKSLGGKILRITRDGKPAEGNPDAASPVWSLGHRNVQGLAWDEGKRMYATEFGQDTFDELNVIEPGKNYGWPAVEGAPPSPDPAFTAPLVTWPTDEASCSGLAMVERTLVAACLKGQRLWLVETTEQGTVFGSPSEALAGQFGRLRTAVAAPDGSVWISTSNTDGRGTPAADDDRIIRLVFSGGGAGKI